One stretch of Miscanthus floridulus cultivar M001 chromosome 18, ASM1932011v1, whole genome shotgun sequence DNA includes these proteins:
- the LOC136523018 gene encoding uncharacterized protein, which translates to MAAEDSKDVLKNVNWKTVGGAVTTESSKPIVKKRLPKKIRQVPDCYFLPRRSWPSALAIYGAVCAAGVGAGMLLEVWINKKIKEDSGIIWEMNK; encoded by the exons ATGGCCGCTGAAGACTCAAAAGATGTGCTGAAGAATGTGAACTGGAAGACTGTGGGTGGTGCAGTGACGACTGAATCTAGCAAACCAATTGTTAAGAAGCGTCTCCCAAAGAAAATCAGACAAGTCCCTGATTGCTATTTTCTCCCTCGGCGGTCTTGGCCTTCTGCACTGGCAATCTATGGTGCTGTATGTGCTGCTGGCGTTGGTGCAGGGATGCTTCTTGAGgtttggataaacaaaaagaTCAAAG AGGACAGTGGCATTATCTGGGAGATGAATAAATGA
- the LOC136522663 gene encoding bHLH transcription factor RHL1-like: protein MQPSGREIAGGEGGGVAQQADDFFDQMLSTLPSAWADLGAGGKSPWELTASAGAGAGAAEDPAAQNHFGDESALLASRLRQHQISGGDIKSSASPVMLQLSDLHRHGGLGGEDSGGNGFSPLPLFTDRSAAPAREEMEGGFKSPNSAGGDHSLFNGFGMHGAASVQPQFGQSGSMSPQSLGGPAASGGAPPAGGAASSAGGGAAPPRQQRQRARRGQATDPHSIAERLRRERIAERMKSLQELVPNANKTDKASMLDEIIDYVKFLQLQVKVLSMSRLGGAAGMAPLVASMASSEGNSNGRGGGNNSGGKGGGGAGATTMSGSGENGNGGGVPVTEHQVAKMMEEDMGTAMQYLQGKGLCLMPISLASAISSATSSASLLSRPPAVGRHAVAATAGQMHDANGGAAAATTSANSAGGGGGGDDSRSAKDGGGKQ, encoded by the exons ATGCAGCCGAGCGGCCGTGAGATCGCCGGCGGCGAGGGCGGGGGCGTGGCGCAGCAGGCGGACGACTTCTTCGACCAGATGCTGTCCACGCTGCCCTCCGCGTGGGCTGACCTGGGCGCCGGTGGCAAGTCGCCCTGGGAACTCACCGCGAGCGCGGGTGCGGGCGCCGGCGCGGCCGAGGACCCCGCCGCGCAGAACCACTTCGGCGACGAGTCGGCGCTGCTCGCGTCCCGCCTCCGGCAGCACCAGATCAGCGGCGGGGACATCAAGTCCTCCGCCTCCCCGGTCATGCTGCAGCTCAGCGACCTGCACCGCCACGGCGGCCTGGGGGGCGAGGACAGCGGGGGCAACGGGTTCTCCCCGCTGCCGCTCTTCACGGACCGGTCCGCCGCGCCGGCGCGGGAGGAGATGGAGGGCGGCTTCAAGTCGCCCAACTCCGCC GGAGGTGATCACTCCTTGTTCAATGGGTTTGGGATGCACGGCGCGGCCTCCGTGCAGCCACAATTTGGCCAG AGTGGATCAATGTCGCCGCAGAGCCTGGGAGGGCctgcggcgagcggcggcgcacCCCCAGCTGGCGGGGCAGCTTCATcggccggcggcggggcggcacccccgcggcagcagcggcagcgggcgAGGAGAGGGCAGGCCACTGACCCCCACAGCATAGCGGAACGT CTTCGAAGGGAGAGGATCGCGGAGCGGATGAAGTCGCTGCAGGAGCTGGTCCCGAACGCCAACAAG ACGGACAAGGCGTCGATGCTGGACGAGATCATCGACTACGTGAAGTTCCTGCAGCTACAAGTCAAG GTTCTCAGCATGAGCCGGCTGGGAGGAGCCGCCGGCATGGCGCCTCTGGTTGCAAGCATGGCTTCATCTGAG GGCAACAGCAATGGAAGAGGCGGCGGCAACAACAGCGGCGGAaaaggcggcggcggtgctggtgCTACCACCATGAGCGGCAGCGGCGAGAACGGCAACGGCGGCGGGGTGCCGGTGACGGAGCATCAGGTGGCGAAGatgatggaggaggacatgggcACGGCCATGCAGTACCTGCAGGGCAAGGGCCTGTGCCTGATGCCCATCTCCCTGGCGTCCGCCATCTCCTCCGCCACCTCGTCCGCGTCGCTCCTCTCCCGCCCGCCCGCCGTCGGCCGCCACGCTGTTGCCGCCACAGCCGGCCAGATGCACGACGCCAACGGCGGCGCTGCCGCGGCGACGACGTCGGCTAACagtgccggaggaggaggaggaggcgatgaCTCACGGTCCGCCAAGGACGGCGGCGGGAAGCAGTGA